The DNA region AGGCTGGCAAGATGGCAATGACCGTTTACCAGAACCCGCTGGGACAGGGCAAGGGCTGCATCGAAGCTGCTCTGAACCTCGTTGAAGGCAAGGCTGCCAACGATGGCACCTCGTTCACCAAGGATGACAGCGGCAAGGACTACAGCGATTCCATCGTTTGGATCCCGTTCGAGCCGGTAACCAAGGACAACGTAGCGGACTATCTCTAATGTAAAAGCAGTTATCTTTGAGAGAGAAGGATAACAACTGATGATTGAGTGAGACGTTGAGGGCGTCGGACATAGTCTGACGCCCTCATTTAAGCAAGAAGGTAGGAAAGGCAGGGTGAACACAAACGTGAGTGAGTATATCCTCGAAATGCACGACATTGTCAAGGAATTTCCGGGCGTAAGAGCTCTGAAAGGCGTACAGCTGAACGTTCGCCCCGGTACCGTTCATACTCTGATGGGTGAAAACGGTGCAGGTAAATCGACACTGATGAAGTGTCTGATCGGCATTCAGCCGTGCACCTCTGGCAAGATTATCTTCGACGGCAAGGAAGTGGAGTTTAAAAGTCCACTGCAGGCGATGAACGCAGGCATTACCATGATCCATCAGGAGCTGTCTCCGGTACCGGATCGTACCGTATGCGAAAACCTGTGGCTTGGCCGCTTCCCGATGAAGAACAAGCTGATGTGTGACCACAAGCGGGCACGCAAGGAAGCAAAAGAACTGTTTGAAAAGTGGAATCTGGCGCTGAATCCGGACGATATGATGAGAGATCTGACGGTAGCTCAGCAGCAGATGGTAGAAATTGCAAAGGCCGTATCTTACGATACAAAGGTCGTAGTCATGGACGAGCCGACTTCCGCTCTGACCGAGACGGAAGTAGAGCATCTGTTCGATATTATCGCGGATCTGAAGTCCAAGAACGTTGCAATCATCTACATTTCTCATAAAATGGAAGAAATCTTCCGCATCAGTGATGACATCAGCGTATTCCGTGACGGTGAGTACATCGGCACAGACCGCGCAGCAAACCTCAACGTGGACAAGGTTGTAGAGATGATGGTAGGACGTCAGGTTGGCAACATGTTCCCGAAGGTAGATTGCGAAATCGGTGATGTTATTCTTGAGGTTAAGGATCTGGCATCCGGCAAGGCGTTCGAGCACGTAAGCTTCCAGGTACACCGCGGCGAAATCTTTGGATTCGCAGGTCTGGTAGGTGCGGGTCGTACGGAGATTGTAGAGACCATCTTCGGTATGCGCAAAAAGACCGCCGGTCAGATTTTCCTCAATGGCAAGGAAGTTAACATCAAGAGCCCGGAGGATGCAATTGCAAACTCGATTGGTCTTCTGACCGAGGATCGTCGCGGCAATGGTATCTTTGGACTGCTTGATATCACAGAGAATACTGTAATGGCATCCCTGAAAAACTATGGTTTCCCCCAGAATCATAAGAAGATGGAAACGGATGCAATCAAGTGGAATCAGGCAATGCGCACCAAGACTCCGTCTATGCGTCAGCGCATTATGAACCTGTCCGGCGGTAACCAGCAGAAGGTGCTTTTGGCGCGCTGGCTGCTGCTCAATCCGGACATCCTGATTGTCGACGAACCGACTCGTGGTATCGACGTCGGTGCGAAGTCTGAAATCCATTCGATTATCACACAGCTGGCAGGCGAGGGCAAGGCAATCATCATGATTTCCTCCGAGCTTCCGGAAGTATCCGGCATGGCTGACCGTATTCTGGTTATGTATGAGGGTCACATGATGGGTATCATTGACCGTAACCGTGACGGCGGCGATCCGTATGATTCACAGGAACTGTTGACCTATGCACACGGCGAAAAGAACGACTTCGCCACTGCCAAGTAAAAGAAAGGGGAGACTCTCATAATGGAAGCAACAAAAAAGGGCTTTGATTTCAAAAAATTCATGTCAGACAACGCTATGTGGTTTGTTCTGATTATTCTGGCAATTGCTCTGACCGCGGTTCGTCCGAAGTTTATGACGGTCGGCAACCTGACCACGCTGATTTCTTCTGAGTCCGTAAAGGGCATCATTACCTGCGGCGTTTGCTGGTGCATCCTGTCCGCCGGTATCGATCTGGGTCCTGGTGCTGTAGCTGCTCTGTCCGCTGTAGTATCCGCATCCCTCGCACAGCAAGCTGATCTGCCGAGTCGTCTGATTAGCGTGCATATGCCGGCAGTTGTTTGTATCATCGTTGCTATGGTTATCGGCGCAATTGTTGGTATTATCTGCGGCTGGCTGGTCGCTTGCACACATATCCATCCGTTTATCGCGACGTTGGGTTCACAGCTCATATGTCGAGCTTTGGCAAAGATGTACTCCAATAAGCCGGTATCTAATCTGGATCAGAGCTTCCGTAATTTCGCCGTTTATAAAGTCGGCGGCATTCCGATGGTTGTATTCATCTTCTTGATTGTATTTATCATTTCGTGGTTCATGATGACGCAGTGCCGCTTTGGCAAGAACATCTTCGCAATCGGCGGCAACCGTCAGGCAGCACGCGTAGCAGGCATCAACGTAGAAAAGAACCTGATTCTCACCTACATGTGGTGTGGTCTGGTGTCCGGTCTGGCTGGCGCAATGCTGGCAGCTCGTACCGGTTCTGCTGACCCGTCCACCAACGGTCTGCAGTACGAGTTCGATGCAATCGCAGCAGCTACCATCGGTGGTACTTCTCAGACAGGCGGTATCTGCCGCATGTCCGGTGTACTGTCCGGTATCCTGATCCTCGGCATCATCAACAACGGCCTCGTTCTTCTGGGTGTTAACGATAACCTGACACAGGTAATCAAGGGTCTGATTATCGTAGTATCCGTAGTAGTTGATATGAGAAAGAACGCTGTTCGCCCGTAAGAAACATTCAAAAAAACATAGGCTCTCATTCTCTTGTACACAGGGAGGCTGCGGATTCGTCCGCAGCCTCTTTTGTATGCGCAAAAAAAGAGTGTGTATCTGAAAAGATACACACTCTGTCTGTTATTATGGAAATTAGCCTGCGACAGCAGCTTTGAGCGCATCTACGCGGTCGGTCTTTTCCCAAGACACATCCAGATCGGTGCGGCCCATGTGACCGTAAGCGGCGAGCTGACGGTAAATCGGACGGCGCAGATCCAAATCGCGGATGATTGCGGTCGGACGCAGATCGAATACCTGCTCAACGGCATCTTCCAGCTTGGAATCAGCAACCGTGCCGGTGCCGAAGGTGTCTACGCGGACGGATACCGGCTGTGCTACGCCGATGGCGTATGCGAGCTGTACCTGACACTTGTCAGCCAGACCGGCAGCAACGATGTTCTTTGCCACGTAACGAGCAGCGTAAGCAGCAGAGCGGTCAACCTTGGTCGGGTCCTTGCCGGAGAATGCGCCGCCGCCGTGCGGTGCAGAACCGCCGTATGTATCAACGATGATCTTACGGCCGGTCAAACCAGAGTCGCCCTGCGGGCCGCCGATGACGAAACGGCCGGTCGGATTGACGAAAATGCGAGTGTTTTCGTCGAACAGATCTGCCGGCAGCGTCGGCTTGATAACCAGCTCAATCATATCCTTGCGGATCTGCTCCAGCGTGACATCCGGATCATGCTGGGTGGACAGAACAACCGTGTCGATGTGAATCGGCTTGTTGTTTTCGTCATACTCAACGGTAACCTGTGTCTTGCCGTCCGGACGCAGATAGCTGACAGTGCCAGCCTTGCGCACGTCGGTCAGCTTCTTTGCCATCTTCTGTGCCAGAGAAATCGGCAGCGGCATCAGCTCCGGCGTCTCGGTGCAGGCATAGCCGAACATCATGCCCTGATCGCCTGCGCCATTGGTCAGGTCGAGAGCAGCGTCTTCCTTGGTTTCCAGTGCCTTGTCAACGCCCATAGCAATGTCGGTGGACTGCTTGTCAATGCTGGTGACAACAGCGCAGGTGTCGCAGTCAAAGCCATACTTTGCGCGGTCATAGCCGATCTCACGAACGGTCTCGCGAGCGATGGTGCCGTAATCGACAACGGCGTTGGTGGTAATCTCGCCCATGATGGAGATGATGCCGGTGGTTACGGTCGTCTCACAAGCAACACGAGCGGTCGGGTCTTTTGCGATGATTGCGTCTAGAATTGCGTCAGAAATCTGATCGCAGATTTTGTCCGGATGTCCTTCGGTAACGGACTCAGAGGTAAATAAGTTCTTTCCCATTGGGATACCTTCTTTCTATGAGATATGTTTTTTGATTTAACGAATAAAAAAGCGCTTCTGCAAATTACACAGAGCGCCGAACGATCCCTCATCTCTCGATCTGGTAATACCGCCGGATTTGGCACCTTGCTATAGTAGGTTGCCGGGCTTCATAGGGCCGTTCCCTCCACCTCTCTTGATAAGGATATTCACTTGTTGCAACTATCCTAATACTTTTTCGCCGGTCTGTCAAGGATAAAATCAGATAAATTTCAAATTTTCTGCAAAAAAATACAGGAAATTTGGTTGAAAGAACGCGCACGGCATGGTATGATTTTTAGTAGTGATGGTTATTTTGTGTTACGCCGTTTCACACGCAAGACAGGAGTGGAATCAAATGGATATTTCTGCAATTTACAAGCATCCGGAGGACGTCGTAGCGGTTACTTCCTCTTCCGGTTCGATTACTTATGGAGAGCTGTACCGCAGATCGGAAAATCTGGCAAAGCATATCATTGCATCTGGCGCAAAGCGTGTCATTGTGTACGGTCATAAAGAATACAGCATGGTTCTGGCATACGTTGCCTGTCTGCGTGCGGGCGTGCCGTATATTCCGGTCAGCCCGCAGCAGCCGGTCGGCCGCCGCAAGGCGATTGCATCGCAGGCGGACGCAGGCTTGATTTTATGTGCCGTTGGCCGCGGCTTTGCGGGAGCGGGTTCGGCGCTGTCGCTGAACATTATGGCGGTATCCGATGAGGCGCCGGAGCAGGAAGTGCAGCTGCCGGATGCATATGCGGAAGATCAGCTCGCCTATATTACCTTTACTTCCGGCAGTACGGGCAATCCGAAGGGCGTGCAGGCAACGCGCGGCAATTTGAACAATTACATTGACTGGATGGATAAAACCATTCCGCTCAAGCCGGAGGAAGAGGGGACGATCCTCAATCTGGCAATGTTCTCGATTGACCTGTCTCTGACAGATATTTACTATGCGCTGACGCATGGACGCACACTTGTGACGACCAATTCGGAAATTCAGCAGCATTTGACCAAGCTATATCCGCATCTGGAAAAATCCAATGCGGCGATGATGGTTCTTCCGCCGACGCTTGTGCATTTTATGATGCAGAGCAACCGATTCGGCAGAGAGATGATGCCGAACCTGCGGGTAGTTTATCTGTCCGGTGAGTCGCTGCATCCGGGCACGGTGCGCCACCTGCTCAAGTGCTTTGACGGGGATTTGACGGTCATCAACGGATATGGTCCGACGGAGGCGACCTGCAATGTCTGTGCGGCGCAAATTACGGATGATATGTGTGATGACAGACTTCCGGTGGGCATTGTAAAGGATGCCTGCACGACCATTCGCATTATGAAGGACAATGAGGATGTTCCGGTTGGTGAAGAAGGCGAAATTGTCCTGATCGGCAAGAGTGTGACGGGCGGATATACCAACGAAGAAGAGGGCGGATTCTGTACGATTGACGGACAGCCTGCATTCCGCACCGGTGATATTGGTCTGATAACGGAGGACGGCAGACTGTATTGGAGCTATCGAAAGAATGGCATGATTAAGGTGCGCGGTGTGCGCATTGAGCCGGGCGACGTAGAAAATCACATGGTGCGCATTCATGGCGTCACCGGCTGCGGCGTTGTCGAACGCTATGGTCATCTGGTGGCATATGTCACCGTCAGCCATGAGATGACACCGGGACAGATTCGCGCGGCGGCGCGTCCGCATCTGCCGACACATATGATTCCAGGCATTGTCCGCATCGTGGATTCGCTCCCGATGACAGAGAACGGCAAACTGGATCGAGATCGGTTGGAGTGACAAGAAAAAATGGCCGGCGATTCCTATCGCCGGCTTTTTGCATTGTGCAAATAGTTCTCCATACCGAAAGATAAGTGTTATAATTTTGTAAAAGAATCAGAAAATGGCAGGAACAGCCGGCAGAAATGTTGACTATTTTTTTGAAAATGAGTAATATGATACTAATAGTTTTTAATTCGTGTGCGTCACATGGCTCTGCTGTGATGACAGAGCGAGAAGAAAAAAGGTTATTATATGAATGTGTATTTAGGTATTGATATCGGTTCAACAACCGTAAAACTCGTGGCGGCCGGCGTAAATGATGCGACTGGACGCCTTGAAATTTTGTATCGGAAATATGAGCGGCATTTCTCGAAGGTGCGTGAAAAAGCCTGTGAGATGCTGCGGGACGCCAAGCAGGTAATCGGTGATGCAAATATTTGCGTGGCAATTACCGGCTCGGCAGGCCTCGGTGTGGCAAAGGCAAGTGGTGTAGACTTTGTACAGGAAGTTTTTGCGACGAGAAAATGCGTCGGAACCTTTGTGCCGAAGGCGGATGTGGTCATTGAATTGGGCGGCGAGGATGCAAAAATTGTGTTCCTGACCGGACAGCTGGAGGAACGAATGAATGGCTCCTGTGCCGGTGGTACGGGCGCTTTTATTGACCAGATGGCCGTGCTGCTCGATGTGCAGCCGAATGAACTGGATGCACTCTCGCTGAAGGCAGAGCGCATTTATACCATCGCATCGCGCTGCGGCGTCTTTGCAAAGAGTGATATACAGCCATTGCTCAACGAAGGCGCCCGC from Butyricicoccus intestinisimiae includes:
- a CDS encoding AMP-binding protein, which encodes MDISAIYKHPEDVVAVTSSSGSITYGELYRRSENLAKHIIASGAKRVIVYGHKEYSMVLAYVACLRAGVPYIPVSPQQPVGRRKAIASQADAGLILCAVGRGFAGAGSALSLNIMAVSDEAPEQEVQLPDAYAEDQLAYITFTSGSTGNPKGVQATRGNLNNYIDWMDKTIPLKPEEEGTILNLAMFSIDLSLTDIYYALTHGRTLVTTNSEIQQHLTKLYPHLEKSNAAMMVLPPTLVHFMMQSNRFGREMMPNLRVVYLSGESLHPGTVRHLLKCFDGDLTVINGYGPTEATCNVCAAQITDDMCDDRLPVGIVKDACTTIRIMKDNEDVPVGEEGEIVLIGKSVTGGYTNEEEGGFCTIDGQPAFRTGDIGLITEDGRLYWSYRKNGMIKVRGVRIEPGDVENHMVRIHGVTGCGVVERYGHLVAYVTVSHEMTPGQIRAAARPHLPTHMIPGIVRIVDSLPMTENGKLDRDRLE
- a CDS encoding sugar ABC transporter ATP-binding protein, with amino-acid sequence MSEYILEMHDIVKEFPGVRALKGVQLNVRPGTVHTLMGENGAGKSTLMKCLIGIQPCTSGKIIFDGKEVEFKSPLQAMNAGITMIHQELSPVPDRTVCENLWLGRFPMKNKLMCDHKRARKEAKELFEKWNLALNPDDMMRDLTVAQQQMVEIAKAVSYDTKVVVMDEPTSALTETEVEHLFDIIADLKSKNVAIIYISHKMEEIFRISDDISVFRDGEYIGTDRAANLNVDKVVEMMVGRQVGNMFPKVDCEIGDVILEVKDLASGKAFEHVSFQVHRGEIFGFAGLVGAGRTEIVETIFGMRKKTAGQIFLNGKEVNIKSPEDAIANSIGLLTEDRRGNGIFGLLDITENTVMASLKNYGFPQNHKKMETDAIKWNQAMRTKTPSMRQRIMNLSGGNQQKVLLARWLLLNPDILIVDEPTRGIDVGAKSEIHSIITQLAGEGKAIIMISSELPEVSGMADRILVMYEGHMMGIIDRNRDGGDPYDSQELLTYAHGEKNDFATAK
- the metK gene encoding methionine adenosyltransferase → MGKNLFTSESVTEGHPDKICDQISDAILDAIIAKDPTARVACETTVTTGIISIMGEITTNAVVDYGTIARETVREIGYDRAKYGFDCDTCAVVTSIDKQSTDIAMGVDKALETKEDAALDLTNGAGDQGMMFGYACTETPELMPLPISLAQKMAKKLTDVRKAGTVSYLRPDGKTQVTVEYDENNKPIHIDTVVLSTQHDPDVTLEQIRKDMIELVIKPTLPADLFDENTRIFVNPTGRFVIGGPQGDSGLTGRKIIVDTYGGSAPHGGGAFSGKDPTKVDRSAAYAARYVAKNIVAAGLADKCQVQLAYAIGVAQPVSVRVDTFGTGTVADSKLEDAVEQVFDLRPTAIIRDLDLRRPIYRQLAAYGHMGRTDLDVSWEKTDRVDALKAAVAG
- a CDS encoding ABC transporter permease subunit, producing MEATKKGFDFKKFMSDNAMWFVLIILAIALTAVRPKFMTVGNLTTLISSESVKGIITCGVCWCILSAGIDLGPGAVAALSAVVSASLAQQADLPSRLISVHMPAVVCIIVAMVIGAIVGIICGWLVACTHIHPFIATLGSQLICRALAKMYSNKPVSNLDQSFRNFAVYKVGGIPMVVFIFLIVFIISWFMMTQCRFGKNIFAIGGNRQAARVAGINVEKNLILTYMWCGLVSGLAGAMLAARTGSADPSTNGLQYEFDAIAAATIGGTSQTGGICRMSGVLSGILILGIINNGLVLLGVNDNLTQVIKGLIIVVSVVVDMRKNAVRP